In Herpetosiphon gulosus, the following are encoded in one genomic region:
- a CDS encoding homocitrate synthase, giving the protein MTRQFAIVDTTLREGEQWANAHFSTEDRLTIANLLIQFGVEYIEMTSPCASPQSAADLRTIAALPLGNTKLLTHTRCNLDDVRLAAECGVAGVNILFGTSPYLRQWSHGRSIEAILAEVGPVVRFLQERNIEVRFSCEDSFRTPLPDLLRVYQAVDLLGVQRVGIADTVGIATPRDVERVVGAVRNAVRCDIEFHGHNDGGCAIANAYAALEAGATHIDTTILGIGERNGIAALSGLIARLYLSEPESVADYALPMLAQLDHTVAAILGIQVPFNACITSETAFAHKAGLHTKAVLANPSTYEAIDPKAFGRERNVLIGHRLTGRHALQSRANALGLDLSDTTIIAIAAQLKAAADDQPLTLDEVDALLRSSTLQAA; this is encoded by the coding sequence ATGACCCGTCAGTTTGCAATCGTTGATACCACCTTACGCGAAGGCGAACAATGGGCCAACGCCCATTTCAGCACCGAAGATCGCCTTACCATCGCCAATTTGCTGATTCAGTTTGGCGTTGAATATATCGAAATGACCTCTCCCTGCGCCTCGCCGCAAAGTGCGGCAGATTTGCGCACCATCGCAGCCTTGCCGCTCGGCAACACCAAGCTGCTGACCCACACCCGTTGTAACCTTGATGACGTGCGGCTCGCCGCTGAATGTGGCGTGGCTGGCGTAAATATCCTCTTTGGCACATCACCCTATCTGCGCCAATGGAGCCATGGTCGCTCAATTGAAGCGATTTTGGCCGAAGTTGGCCCGGTCGTGCGTTTCCTCCAAGAACGTAATATCGAAGTTCGGTTCTCCTGCGAAGATTCATTTCGCACGCCACTGCCCGATTTGTTGCGCGTCTACCAAGCTGTCGATTTGCTTGGGGTGCAGCGGGTTGGCATCGCCGATACCGTGGGCATTGCCACGCCGCGCGATGTTGAGCGAGTGGTTGGCGCAGTCCGCAATGCAGTTCGCTGCGACATTGAATTTCATGGCCACAACGATGGCGGCTGTGCAATTGCCAATGCCTATGCAGCACTCGAAGCGGGCGCAACCCACATCGATACCACAATTCTTGGCATTGGCGAACGCAACGGCATCGCCGCACTCAGCGGCTTAATTGCCCGCCTCTACCTCTCCGAACCTGAAAGTGTTGCAGACTACGCCTTGCCAATGTTGGCCCAACTAGATCACACAGTTGCGGCAATCTTGGGCATTCAAGTGCCGTTCAATGCCTGTATCACCAGCGAAACCGCCTTTGCTCACAAAGCTGGCCTGCATACCAAGGCTGTTTTGGCCAATCCCAGCACCTACGAAGCGATCGATCCCAAGGCTTTTGGGCGCGAACGCAACGTGCTGATTGGGCATCGCCTAACTGGTCGCCATGCTTTGCAAAGCCGCGCCAACGCCCTAGGTTTGGATCTGAGCGACACCACGATTATCGCGATTGCAGCCCAACTCAAAGCTGCCGCCGATGATCAGCCGTTGACGCTCGACGAGGTGGATGCGCTGCTGCGCTCAAGCACCCTCCAAGCAGCCTAA